From the genome of Dehalobacter sp. 12DCB1, one region includes:
- a CDS encoding chemotaxis protein CheA, which translates to MGIDLDDFLDFYLLDSQEQVEKLGSGLLQLERDGENISLVNDLFRSAHSLKGASGTMGFTPIVKLTHAAEDLLDKLRQGKMLVTNEIIDVLLAVTDKVKMMLAQVERRLDISVDYGDLTSQMKTITETGALVQKSKPFAEKNQMEEQEEKPGINFALSPEETETVSEAAFVSKSVYWLNVVLEPNTMMKAVRAVMVIQRLELLGNVVKIIPSIDELEVCEALEFNILFVTNELQKDIRADILEVSEIYDALVTNYTLPESDAPEIGLTVQSEEENPVSTEKSIEESVQISRSKQANQPVQQNTNEQPRKDVNQVHTIRVDTARMDNLINLVGEMVITRTRLVKIGQDLQTENQTDPLVVSLNEANVYLGRLMNDLQESVMKLRMVPIGTVFSRYPRLVRDLCRKTGKRIELVIHGEETELDKTVIEMIGDPLTHIIRNSVDHGIEAPEERLAVGKPEVGTITLDAYHEGNHIAIIVSDDGSGLNIEKIYKKASEKGLVSGREGLSESDIANLIFQPGFSTADQVTDISGRGVGMDVVKKAITNLGGIIDIKTSKGVGTSMIIRLPLTLAIIQALLVEVGKETYAVPLSSVVETLLVNKPDIKTVGSLPMVQLRGNTLPLISLKQKFDLPESETINEEVYVVVVGLGEKTVGIIVDELQGQQEVVIKSLGDYLNGLPGIAGATILGDGKVTLILDIGSLLQDILIKR; encoded by the coding sequence ATGGGAATAGACCTCGATGACTTTCTAGATTTCTATTTGCTTGATTCACAGGAGCAGGTCGAGAAGCTTGGCTCTGGTCTTTTGCAGTTGGAAAGAGACGGCGAAAATATTTCGCTGGTTAATGATCTTTTCAGAAGTGCGCATAGCTTAAAGGGCGCCTCAGGAACCATGGGATTTACCCCGATTGTTAAATTGACGCACGCCGCAGAAGACCTGCTCGATAAACTGAGACAGGGAAAGATGCTGGTTACCAACGAGATTATCGATGTGCTGCTGGCGGTAACCGATAAAGTAAAAATGATGTTGGCTCAGGTCGAGCGGCGTTTGGATATTTCGGTCGATTATGGTGATCTGACCTCTCAGATGAAGACGATCACCGAGACCGGAGCTCTGGTGCAAAAAAGCAAGCCGTTTGCCGAAAAAAATCAGATGGAAGAACAGGAAGAAAAGCCCGGGATTAACTTTGCCTTGTCACCGGAGGAAACTGAGACAGTCAGCGAAGCAGCATTTGTAAGCAAGTCTGTATATTGGCTTAATGTGGTACTTGAACCGAATACCATGATGAAGGCAGTAAGGGCGGTTATGGTTATTCAAAGGCTGGAGCTGCTCGGCAATGTCGTGAAGATTATCCCCTCGATTGATGAGCTTGAAGTTTGTGAAGCGCTGGAGTTCAATATTTTGTTTGTGACCAATGAATTGCAGAAAGACATTCGGGCTGACATCCTTGAAGTATCCGAAATTTACGACGCCCTAGTCACGAATTACACATTGCCGGAGTCAGATGCTCCGGAGATTGGCTTAACCGTTCAGTCAGAAGAGGAAAATCCTGTCAGTACAGAGAAGAGCATTGAAGAATCCGTTCAAATAAGCCGTTCTAAACAAGCGAATCAGCCAGTTCAGCAGAACACGAATGAACAGCCCCGGAAAGATGTCAATCAGGTGCATACGATCCGTGTGGACACAGCCAGAATGGATAATCTGATTAATCTTGTCGGAGAAATGGTCATTACCAGAACCAGACTGGTAAAAATCGGCCAGGACCTGCAGACGGAAAACCAGACTGATCCACTTGTTGTAAGCCTTAATGAGGCAAACGTCTACCTCGGGCGTCTGATGAATGATCTTCAGGAAAGTGTCATGAAGCTTCGTATGGTGCCGATTGGAACGGTATTCAGTCGTTATCCGCGTCTCGTTCGGGATTTATGCCGGAAGACCGGTAAAAGGATTGAACTTGTTATTCACGGTGAAGAAACAGAACTGGACAAGACCGTCATCGAAATGATCGGTGACCCGTTGACGCATATTATCCGCAACTCAGTCGACCACGGCATAGAAGCACCGGAAGAAAGACTTGCAGTCGGGAAACCTGAAGTAGGAACAATTACGCTCGATGCCTATCATGAAGGAAACCATATTGCGATTATCGTTTCGGACGACGGTTCCGGACTTAACATTGAAAAGATTTACAAAAAAGCTTCGGAAAAGGGCCTTGTCAGTGGAAGGGAGGGCCTATCCGAGAGCGATATAGCCAATCTCATTTTTCAGCCTGGATTCAGTACCGCCGATCAAGTGACGGATATTTCCGGGCGCGGGGTTGGCATGGACGTTGTAAAAAAGGCCATAACTAATTTGGGCGGCATCATTGATATCAAGACAAGTAAAGGTGTTGGAACGTCGATGATCATCCGGCTGCCGCTGACGCTGGCAATTATTCAGGCGCTGCTCGTTGAAGTAGGCAAAGAGACTTATGCAGTGCCGTTGTCTTCTGTTGTTGAGACGTTGCTTGTCAACAAGCCTGATATCAAGACCGTCGGAAGCTTACCGATGGTTCAACTCAGAGGGAATACCTTGCCGTTGATTTCGTTGAAACAGAAATTTGATTTGCCCGAAAGTGAAACCATAAATGAGGAAGTTTATGTCGTTGTGGTTGGTTTGGGAGAGAAAACTGTAGGAATTATCGTTGACGAGCTACAAGGCCAGCAGGAGGTTGTTATCAAGTCTTTAGGGGATTATCTGAACGGTTTACCGGGCATTGCAGGGGCAACGATTCTGGGAGATGGCAAAGTAACATTAATTTTGGACATTGGATCACTTCTTCAGGATATTTTGATCAAGCGCTAA
- a CDS encoding flagellin gives MIVNTNLSSLSAQRSLNTTNKAMQSSLEKLSSGYRINKAADDAAGLAISEKMTSQINGLNQAADNAESAITLIQTAEGALTETHSILQRMRTLAVQAATDTNTAADRAEITLEITQLNSEIDGIANRTQFNGQNLLNTASNAFTFQIGANCGQTLSVTLNQMNNVSLGVSTISVSSQTFAAAAIATIDTAITAVSDERAKLGANQNRLEHTIANLNVASENLTSARSTIKDVDMAAEMSDFTKNQIISQAGVAMLAQANQVPQNVLKLLS, from the coding sequence ATGATAGTTAACACCAATTTGTCGAGCCTCAGTGCTCAGAGAAGCTTGAACACAACCAACAAGGCAATGCAGAGTTCTCTGGAAAAGCTGTCCAGCGGCTACCGGATCAACAAAGCAGCTGACGATGCTGCAGGCCTGGCAATCAGTGAAAAGATGACCAGCCAGATCAACGGCTTAAACCAGGCCGCTGACAACGCTGAAAGCGCTATTACACTGATTCAAACTGCAGAAGGTGCTTTAACTGAAACCCACAGCATTCTGCAAAGAATGAGAACCCTTGCTGTTCAGGCAGCCACCGATACCAATACGGCTGCTGACCGTGCCGAAATCACGCTGGAAATCACCCAACTAAACAGTGAAATTGATGGAATTGCCAACAGAACCCAGTTTAACGGACAGAACCTGCTGAATACGGCGAGCAATGCCTTCACGTTCCAGATCGGTGCCAACTGTGGCCAAACGCTGAGCGTCACCTTGAATCAGATGAATAACGTATCCTTAGGCGTTAGTACAATTTCTGTATCTTCACAGACCTTTGCTGCGGCTGCGATTGCAACGATTGATACGGCTATTACTGCAGTTTCCGACGAACGTGCCAAACTTGGTGCGAATCAGAACAGACTCGAGCACACTATTGCTAACCTGAATGTTGCTTCCGAGAACCTGACATCTGCCAGATCGACGATTAAAGATGTTGACATGGCTGCTGAAATGTCCGACTTCACCAAGAATCAGATTATCAGCCAGGCTGGTGTTGCGATGCTGGCTCAGGCCAATCAGGTTCCGCAGAATGTTCTAAAGCTTCTATCCTAA
- a CDS encoding acyltransferase, whose protein sequence is MISPQAKISPLADIEDSIRGSKISIAPGVVIDSFVKIKPAGGMGDIEIGENSFINSGVVIYSGNGVKIGRDVLIAANCTFAPVNHEYHARNQKIVDQGFMPSRGGIFVGDDVWIGANCVILDGAHIGTGTVIGAHSIVSGKLEDYGVYYGHPLRLKEYRE, encoded by the coding sequence ATGATTTCTCCGCAAGCGAAAATATCACCTCTGGCAGATATCGAAGATTCCATCAGAGGCTCAAAAATTTCAATTGCTCCTGGTGTTGTTATCGATTCCTTCGTTAAAATAAAGCCTGCCGGCGGTATGGGGGATATTGAAATTGGTGAAAACAGTTTTATTAACTCCGGCGTTGTAATCTATAGTGGAAACGGCGTTAAAATTGGCCGTGATGTTCTAATTGCTGCCAATTGCACCTTTGCTCCTGTCAACCACGAGTACCATGCCAGAAATCAAAAAATAGTGGACCAGGGATTTATGCCCAGCAGAGGAGGAATCTTCGTCGGTGACGATGTCTGGATCGGGGCAAATTGTGTGATTCTTGACGGAGCTCATATCGGAACCGGCACAGTTATCGGCGCCCACTCAATTGTTAGTGGAAAACTCGAAGATTACGGTGTCTATTATGGCCATCCTTTACGCTTAAAAGAATACCGCGAGTAA
- the fliS gene encoding flagellar export chaperone FliS, which translates to MNTALQQNAYQNSQTAYKQASVETSSPEKLIIMLYSKAILLLHQTEKAFEEKKLEEIHNNLLRVQDIITELDRTLDMENGGEIAQNLRELYRFYYMETIKANVKKDPSFLRPVLDFLEAFRNVWIEAARISRLGAK; encoded by the coding sequence ATGAATACAGCATTACAACAAAATGCCTACCAAAATTCTCAGACTGCGTACAAGCAGGCGTCAGTCGAGACTTCCTCCCCCGAAAAGCTTATAATAATGCTTTATTCGAAGGCAATTTTGCTTTTGCATCAGACCGAAAAAGCCTTTGAGGAAAAAAAGCTGGAAGAGATTCATAACAATCTTCTGCGGGTTCAGGATATTATCACCGAGTTGGACAGGACTCTGGATATGGAGAATGGCGGTGAAATTGCGCAAAATCTGCGTGAGCTCTATCGGTTCTATTACATGGAAACGATCAAGGCAAATGTCAAAAAGGATCCAAGCTTTCTACGGCCGGTGCTTGATTTTCTCGAAGCATTCAGGAATGTCTGGATCGAAGCAGCCAGGATCAGCCGTTTGGGGGCAAAATAA
- a CDS encoding flagellar protein FlaG, with product MVSAVQPTNLNPVMPQDTFSGQKLEQGKNEAPRLVVDQKDNAASAREELPREEVEQTAEKMNRLMGLFNKKLQFEVAEKSDRIVVKIIDQESGEILSEIPPAKVVEMLESVQDSVGLIVDERA from the coding sequence ATGGTTAGCGCTGTCCAGCCAACTAACCTGAATCCGGTAATGCCGCAGGATACTTTTTCCGGCCAGAAACTTGAGCAGGGGAAAAACGAGGCGCCCCGTCTGGTTGTCGATCAGAAAGACAATGCTGCTTCGGCCAGAGAAGAGCTTCCGCGTGAGGAAGTTGAACAGACTGCGGAAAAAATGAACCGGCTGATGGGACTTTTCAATAAGAAACTGCAGTTTGAAGTTGCTGAAAAATCCGACAGGATTGTAGTTAAAATCATCGATCAGGAAAGCGGTGAAATCCTGAGCGAAATCCCGCCGGCCAAAGTTGTCGAAATGCTTGAATCCGTTCAGGATTCGGTAGGTCTGATCGTGGATGAAAGGGCCTAG
- the fliD gene encoding flagellar filament capping protein FliD, with protein sequence MTSSLSLSGISGYDFSGITEALISNYSKPLTTMQNSLSSLQEEKYAWQDINTRLSALENTLADLKKSSTWTGTSAVSSNETILTASSGSSTLKGVYAVEVIQLAKAQTAASAVQSVASASTSLAGLTAGTFQISVGSTTADISVADGASLQDIATSINNAGAGVNASVIKVNGGYQLALVSSKTGTEYAADFADTSGTVLDFLGVKPAATGTLNVVQQAQDAQLTINGITDIISSSNTVTTAIDGLTLNLNKEAVGTTVNVTVAADYTDAQDAVQAFVDQYNSLQTLIETDLAYNEETNTKGVLFGDPTVQSIQTRLRTLLADSMGSMGGTFTLLSDVGIETSSDDFGKSALLEFDTDAFAEALKEDPNGVANLFGAVAGGVTPVTETTETTQAQGLANILEEYLNPMVKYGGSLDQTEDGYSSQISDLKSRMKDFQEKIDAYTERITNQYSKLESQLSALSSESTYMTSLLSSMSTSSSNSDSDS encoded by the coding sequence ATGACTTCGAGTTTATCACTTTCTGGAATATCCGGATATGATTTCAGCGGAATTACCGAAGCATTAATCAGTAATTACAGCAAGCCGCTGACAACGATGCAAAACAGCCTGAGCAGTCTTCAGGAAGAAAAATATGCTTGGCAGGATATCAATACACGGTTGTCGGCGCTGGAAAATACCCTGGCCGATTTGAAAAAGTCTTCAACTTGGACAGGGACTTCTGCAGTATCGAGCAATGAAACCATCCTGACAGCTTCCAGTGGCTCTTCGACGCTGAAGGGCGTTTATGCGGTTGAAGTGATCCAGCTGGCCAAAGCACAGACGGCTGCTAGTGCTGTCCAGAGTGTCGCAAGCGCCTCTACATCGCTTGCCGGACTTACGGCGGGGACATTTCAAATCAGTGTCGGGAGCACAACGGCGGATATCTCAGTAGCGGACGGCGCAAGTCTTCAGGATATTGCCACTTCCATCAATAATGCCGGGGCAGGCGTGAACGCTTCGGTCATCAAAGTCAACGGAGGCTATCAGCTCGCACTGGTATCGTCCAAAACCGGAACAGAATATGCTGCTGATTTTGCGGATACTTCGGGAACCGTGCTTGACTTTCTAGGGGTCAAACCGGCTGCTACCGGAACGCTGAATGTAGTTCAGCAGGCTCAGGATGCACAGCTGACCATTAACGGGATCACGGATATCATCAGTTCGTCGAATACTGTTACCACAGCGATCGACGGGCTTACTCTGAACCTGAATAAAGAAGCTGTCGGAACTACGGTCAATGTAACGGTTGCGGCGGATTATACAGATGCTCAGGATGCTGTTCAGGCATTTGTGGACCAGTATAATTCCCTGCAAACGTTAATAGAAACGGATTTGGCCTATAATGAAGAGACTAACACGAAGGGTGTCTTATTTGGAGATCCGACGGTTCAGAGTATTCAAACCAGGCTCAGAACTCTCCTTGCTGATTCAATGGGAAGCATGGGCGGTACCTTCACTCTCCTGTCGGACGTCGGTATTGAAACCTCCTCTGATGATTTCGGCAAAAGTGCTTTGCTGGAGTTTGATACAGATGCCTTTGCAGAAGCGCTGAAAGAGGACCCGAACGGTGTTGCCAATTTATTTGGCGCGGTAGCCGGCGGGGTGACTCCGGTCACAGAAACAACGGAAACAACGCAGGCCCAGGGTCTGGCTAACATTCTGGAAGAGTATCTGAATCCGATGGTGAAGTATGGCGGGTCTCTTGACCAGACAGAAGATGGCTATTCCAGTCAGATTAGTGACCTGAAAAGCAGAATGAAAGATTTTCAGGAAAAAATTGATGCCTATACGGAGAGGATTACGAACCAATATTCAAAGCTGGAATCACAGCTTTCAGCGTTGAGTTCGGAGAGTACCTATATGACCTCGCTGCTTAGTTCGATGAGTACTTCCAGTTCAAACTCCGATTCGGATAGCTAA
- a CDS encoding flagellin yields MIVNTNLSSLSAQRSLNTTNKAMQSSLEKLSSGYRINKAADDAAGLAISEKMTSQINGLNQASDNAESAITLIQTAEGALTETHSILQRMRTLAVQAATDTNTTADRNEIALEITQLQTEITDISGRTQFNGQTLLNGTNATYTFQIGANNGQTLTVTLGTMTAAALTVNSGAITLTTQVGAAAAITTIDNAIKAVSDERAKLGANQNRLEHTIANLNVASENLSSARSTIKDVDMAAEMSDFTKNQIISQAGVAMLAQANQVPQNVLKLLS; encoded by the coding sequence ATGATAGTCAATACCAATTTATCGAGCCTGAGCGCTCAGAGAAGCCTTAACACAACCAACAAAGCCATGCAGAGTTCCTTGGAGAAACTGTCCAGCGGTTACCGCATCAACAAAGCAGCCGACGATGCTGCAGGTCTGGCCATCAGTGAAAAGATGACCAGCCAGATCAACGGCTTGAACCAGGCTTCTGACAACGCTGAAAGCGCCATTACACTGATTCAAACCGCAGAAGGTGCCTTAACTGAAACCCACAGCATTCTCCAAAGAATGAGAACCCTTGCTGTTCAGGCGGCTACGGATACCAATACAACTGCTGACCGTAATGAAATCGCGCTGGAAATTACCCAACTTCAAACTGAAATTACGGATATTTCGGGTAGAACTCAGTTCAACGGACAGACTCTGCTGAACGGTACCAATGCTACCTACACATTCCAGATTGGCGCCAATAATGGACAGACGCTCACAGTTACACTCGGGACAATGACTGCAGCGGCGTTGACTGTTAACTCCGGTGCCATTACGCTGACCACGCAGGTCGGTGCTGCAGCGGCAATCACAACGATTGATAATGCGATTAAAGCAGTTTCCGACGAGCGAGCCAAACTTGGTGCGAACCAGAACAGACTTGAGCACACCATTGCCAACCTGAATGTTGCTTCTGAGAACCTGTCATCTGCCAGATCGACCATTAAAGATGTCGACATGGCTGCTGAAATGTCTGACTTCACCAAGAATCAGATTATCAGCCAGGCTGGTGTTGCGATGCTGGCTCAGGCTAATCAGGTTCCACAGAACGTTCTCAAATTGTTATCCTAA